The Zalophus californianus isolate mZalCal1 chromosome 7, mZalCal1.pri.v2, whole genome shotgun sequence genome includes a region encoding these proteins:
- the AKIRIN2 gene encoding akirin-2 — translation MACGATLKRTLDFDPLLSPASPKRRRCAPLSAPTSAAASPSSAAAATAASFSAAAASPQKYLRMEPSPFGDVSSRLTTEQILYNIKQEYKRMQKRRHLETSFQQTDPCCTSEAQPHAFLLSGPASPGTSSATSSPLKKEQPLFTLRQVGMICERLLKEREEKVREEYEEILNTKLAEQYDAFVKFTHDQIMRRYGEQPASYVS, via the exons ATGGCGTGCGGAGCCACTCTGAAAAGGACTCTGGATTTCGACCCGCTGCTGAGCCCGGCGTCCCCGAAGCGGAGGCGATGTGCGCCATTGTCGGCGCCCACCTCGGCTGCTGCCTCTCCGTCGTCGGcggccgccgccaccgccgcctcCTTCTCGGCTGCCGCCGCCTCGCCGCAGAAGTATCTCCGAATGGAGCCGTCCCCCTTTGGCGACGTCTCCTCCCGCCTCACCACAG aacAAATTCTGTACAACATAAAACAAGAGTATAAACGCATGCAGAAGAGAAGACATTTAGAAACTAGTTTCCAACAGACAGATCCATGTTGTACTTCTGAGGCACAACCACACGCATTTCTCCTCAGTGGACCAGCTTCACCAg GGACTTCCTCTGCAACATCctcaccattaaaaaaagaacagcccTTATTCACTCTACGGCAGGTTGGGATGATCTGTGAACGTTTGTTGAAAGAACGTGAAGAGAAAGTTCGAGAAGAGTATGAAGAAATATTGAACACAAAACTTGCAG AACAATATGATGCATTTGTGAAGTTTACGCATGATCAAATAATGCGACGATATGGAGAACAGCCTGCTAGCT ATGTTTCATGA